One genomic window of Desulfuromonas sp. AOP6 includes the following:
- a CDS encoding fibronectin type III domain-containing protein: MTQIIMKKGVFTLLRLALALACWILTAVPAYAGQVSLAWDASPSPEVTGYHLHYQLGSEALPFTGSGADQGSSPVDVGNNLTTSLSGLADGQTYSFTVTAYDAAGNESPISNIISVQVPVLVPTNRAPVLEAIGARSVAENALLSFSLSANDPDGDSLTYSASGLPAGSTFTAATRTFSWTPTFEQSGSYAITFSVSDGKLSASEAVTISVSETNQPPSIGGTPATSAKEGSLYSFTPSAEDMDADDNLSFSIANRPAWATFNNATGTLQGIPGNQDVQTFTAITISVSDGQASDSLPAFSITVSADGPKDSDGDGILDDEDAFPHDADEWMDTDQDGIGNNADSDDDNDGVTDSQDAFPLDAERSDWVLTAGALPGGIISPAGEVAVAYGAEQKFVILPQKGFNIANVLVNGESKGPLREYTFRDVRQHHAITADFSAIPEGLSLPQESAEQFGVERTDSGSALDNLIDGVPTAELQYRFSVVLRDSLGGADLDVLLVLNGYPYLMSQTEGDVVTGAVFSRTLELGPAPSHLFHFEVRDSRNGLVWAYPANGQLAGPAIELLDGVNVVGIPKNIDGAALTATQAFSTNQAYRWISKGITSTSNDGSYSPINSANPAQVGEGVFIKKTSYSSLPDYSAFADIETASFNLPLQAGWNLIANPYQGNVVLEEILVQAGTETPIPWLDAADRHLVANALYRYKGVDWGDTYAFASAGAPEKAVMVPWIGYWIYVGVPDTPITLIIPRPGRS; encoded by the coding sequence ATGACACAGATTATCATGAAAAAAGGGGTTTTTACCCTGCTGCGCCTGGCCTTGGCTCTGGCCTGCTGGATTTTGACAGCCGTCCCGGCCTATGCAGGTCAGGTCAGCCTGGCCTGGGATGCCAGTCCCTCTCCCGAAGTGACGGGTTACCACCTGCACTATCAGCTCGGCTCCGAGGCGCTGCCCTTCACGGGAAGCGGAGCTGACCAGGGTAGCTCCCCTGTCGACGTAGGTAATAACCTGACCACCAGCCTCAGCGGCCTGGCCGATGGGCAGACCTACTCCTTTACCGTCACCGCCTATGACGCCGCCGGCAACGAAAGCCCCATCTCCAACATCATTTCCGTGCAGGTCCCTGTCCTGGTCCCCACCAACCGCGCCCCTGTACTGGAGGCCATCGGTGCCAGGTCCGTGGCGGAAAACGCCCTGCTCTCCTTCAGCCTGAGCGCTAACGACCCTGATGGTGACTCCCTGACCTACAGTGCCAGTGGCTTGCCTGCCGGTTCTACCTTCACAGCGGCCACCCGCACCTTCAGCTGGACACCGACCTTTGAGCAGTCCGGCAGCTACGCCATCACTTTCAGCGTCTCCGATGGGAAGCTCAGCGCCAGTGAAGCCGTAACCATCAGCGTAAGTGAGACCAATCAGCCTCCCAGCATCGGCGGTACGCCGGCGACCAGCGCTAAAGAAGGATCGCTCTACTCCTTTACGCCAAGCGCCGAGGACATGGACGCCGACGACAACCTGTCTTTTTCTATTGCCAATCGGCCAGCGTGGGCCACCTTTAACAACGCCACCGGCACCCTGCAGGGAATCCCCGGCAATCAGGATGTACAGACCTTCACGGCCATCACCATTTCGGTCAGCGACGGCCAGGCCAGCGATTCCCTGCCCGCCTTTAGCATTACCGTCAGTGCCGATGGCCCCAAGGACAGCGACGGCGACGGCATCCTGGATGACGAAGATGCCTTCCCCCATGACGCCGATGAATGGATGGACACAGATCAGGACGGCATCGGCAACAACGCCGACAGTGATGACGACAACGACGGCGTCACCGACAGCCAGGACGCCTTCCCCCTCGACGCCGAACGGTCTGACTGGGTACTCACCGCAGGTGCTCTGCCAGGGGGAATTATCTCCCCCGCCGGAGAGGTGGCAGTCGCCTACGGCGCTGAGCAGAAGTTCGTCATCCTCCCCCAAAAAGGCTTTAACATCGCCAATGTTCTCGTGAATGGTGAATCGAAAGGACCGCTGCGGGAGTATACCTTCCGTGATGTCCGTCAGCATCACGCCATTACCGCCGATTTCAGCGCCATCCCGGAAGGTCTCAGCCTGCCTCAGGAATCTGCCGAACAGTTCGGCGTCGAGCGCACGGACAGCGGCAGCGCCCTTGACAACCTTATCGACGGCGTTCCCACGGCCGAACTGCAGTATCGGTTCAGCGTCGTATTGCGCGATAGTCTGGGCGGCGCCGATCTCGACGTGCTTCTCGTCCTCAACGGGTACCCCTACCTCATGAGCCAGACGGAAGGCGATGTCGTCACGGGCGCCGTTTTCTCCCGCACCCTGGAACTGGGACCAGCACCCTCGCACCTTTTCCACTTTGAAGTCCGCGACAGCCGCAATGGGCTGGTCTGGGCCTACCCGGCCAACGGCCAGCTCGCCGGACCTGCCATCGAACTCCTGGACGGGGTCAACGTGGTGGGTATTCCGAAAAACATCGACGGAGCCGCCCTGACCGCCACGCAGGCCTTCTCTACCAATCAGGCCTACCGTTGGATTTCCAAAGGCATCACCAGTACGAGCAATGACGGTTCGTACAGCCCCATCAACAGCGCCAATCCGGCCCAAGTCGGCGAAGGGGTCTTCATCAAGAAGACGAGCTATTCTTCTCTCCCTGACTACAGCGCCTTCGCGGACATCGAAACGGCAAGCTTCAACCTGCCTTTGCAGGCCGGTTGGAACCTCATAGCGAACCCCTATCAGGGCAACGTGGTTCTTGAAGAAATCCTTGTCCAGGCGGGAACAGAGACTCCCATCCCCTGGCTGGACGCCGCTGATCGCCATCTGGTCGCCAACGCCCTTTATCGCTACAAAGGTGTCGATTGGGGAGATACTTACGCCTTTGCCAGTGCCGGCGCTCCGGAAAAGGCAGTCATGGTGCCCTGGATTGGCTACTGGATCTATGTCGGCGTACCCGATACCCCGATCACCCTCATCATCCCCAGGCCTGGAAGGAGTTGA